Proteins encoded together in one Leucoraja erinacea ecotype New England chromosome 30, Leri_hhj_1, whole genome shotgun sequence window:
- the LOC129711420 gene encoding C-type natriuretic peptide-like — MGIYTAHCCGLLLVFLLQVHARPSAQQNLQDLTQRLEEVERFLTDEEAEAEADDTSPIDTSFHLQDGQRELERGWDRDSQDLESRHTVSDGSLLRILQDIANGPLRSRSRSKKGSSRGCFGMKLDRIGAMSSLGC, encoded by the exons atgggCATCTACACAGCTCACTGCTGCGGGCTCCTGCTTGTATTTCTCCTCCAGGTCCACGCTAGACCCAGTGCCCAGCAAAACCTCCAG GATTTGACTCAACGACTGGAGGAAGTTGAGCgctttctgactgatgaagaagcCGAAGCCGAAGCAGACGACACATCACCAATCGACACCTCCTTCCACCTGCAAGATGGCCAACGTGAACTGGAACGAGGATGGGACAGGGACTCGCAGGACCTCGAAAGCAGACACACCGTTTCTGATGGTTCCCTGCTTAGAATCCTCCAAGACATTGCCAACGGTCCTCTCAGATCCAGGAGCAGAAGTAAGAAAGGGTCATCTCGAGGCTGCTTTGGAATGAAGCTGGATCGAATTGGTGCAATGAGTAGCCTGGGATGTTGA